The Rhizobium sp. WSM4643 genome contains the following window.
CCCGTAGCACGAGGTCGAGCGTGGTTTCCGAATTCACCGCCCTGGAATAGATGGCAAGGCAGGTGCCCTTTGTGGGAAAGCGGCTTTCCGTCTTCGAGAAGCCGAGGTCGTGCCGGATCAGGTTGATCAGATCGGCGCTGTCTTCGCGGTCGTGGATGGTGAAATCGGGATCGAGGCCGATCTGCTGGCTATAATCGCGCAGCAGCCGCGCGCCGATGCCGTGGAAGGTGCCTGACCAGGAAAGCGCATCCGCCATGACGCCCGCATTTGCACCAAGCACATCGCGGCAGATGCGCTCGACACGCCGCGCCATCTCGGCGGCTGCCCGACGCGAGAAGGTCATCAGCAGGATGCGGCGGGGATCGGCCCCCTTGACGATGAGATGGGCGACCCGATGCGCCAATGTATTCGTCTTGCCGGAACCGGCGCCGGCAATGACCAGCAGCGGCCCGGCAATATGGCTGCCGTCGATGAGCGTACCGTGCTCGACGGCCATGCGCTGCTGCGGATTGAGCTTTTCGAGATACATCCAGCCGTCCGGTCGGGCTCCCGCAGAATCACTGGGGAAAGATTAGATGTTCCTTGAATGTTCGCGATTGCCGTCCCTGTCAAGCGATCTGGCGCGCAAGCAACATCTCAGTCGGGGAAATCCGGACCGATCTCGCGCCGTACCAGCTTCAGGCTGCGGTCGGGCTGAAGGATATAGGTTTCCTCAACGCGCTGGCCCGTTCCGTTGTAAAACTGGTTGTAGACGACGCTGCCGACCGGCGATTTGGTGAGCTTCGTTCGCGGCTGGCCGCCATAGGTGATGCTGCCCGGAATGGGTTCCAGCGCCGGCCTATCGGCCGAAGAGCAACCGGCAAGCAATGCCCCGGCAAGCAAGGCGGGCAGAAGCGCTTTCATCGTCATCATCCCTCATTCGACTGCAGCCAGATATGGAAGCCGCGGCGCCTTTCGCCAAGGATCGTCCATGCCAGGGTCCACGGGAAATAGCCCAGCGCACCGCAACGAAATGCTTTGCCGAGGCGTTAACGGATATCAACTGACATCAGGAGAGGCCACTGTGCTCGGCTTTGCAGCATTCACGAACCATGAGGAATCCGGCCGTCAGGATCACAGCGACGCGGCGACACGCGCCTCGGTGGAGAGCGCCCTTCATGCAGTCGACGATATCGAAGTGGCGGAAATCATCGTCGACATATCGGGCTCATATGTAATCCTGGAAGGTTTCATACGCCGGCGGGGTGATGTCGAGCGGGCGATCGAGATTGCCGAGAGCGTCGTCGGCCGAGGCTATGTGCGCAGCCGTCTGCTGCGACGCTGAAATCGCAAGATGGGTGCCCCGGCTCTCTGCTCACCTGTCCTTGCGATGCATGAAGGGAACCAAGTGCTCTCCAGCGTGTTGAAATGCCGGATCTAAACGCTGGAGACCCTCATGTCGTTGCTTCTTCGCCTTTGGGCAATCACCTTGATTTCAGGCAGTGTCTTTGCCAGCTCCGCCTACGCCTCGCTGGAAACCGGCACAAATTATTCCGCTTTGCCGAAGGACCAGATCGCCCTCAACGAA
Protein-coding sequences here:
- a CDS encoding BON domain-containing protein encodes the protein MLGFAAFTNHEESGRQDHSDAATRASVESALHAVDDIEVAEIIVDISGSYVILEGFIRRRGDVERAIEIAESVVGRGYVRSRLLRR